Proteins encoded within one genomic window of Oryza brachyantha chromosome 7, ObraRS2, whole genome shotgun sequence:
- the LOC102704543 gene encoding uncharacterized protein LOC102704543, producing MSSSSDRWRSSHRRHLHLLLRRRRLCRRLLRVCLFVHVDLQRLAGFEQLDARIKELTSSQGQLLDKIQKLKLEVQNWRSNLETQVKTSQNELLELKKGLNSEVELLKSEMKEIKSAIQEERTSLQTQFVDTEKSNEDTNQAQHPQEQVQEIDAGVYTEEQAEMEA from the exons ATGTCCTCTTCTAG TGATCGATGGCGgagcagccaccgccgccacctccatctcctcctccggcgccgacgactGTGCCGGCGGCTCCTCCG CGTGTGCCTGTTTGTTCATGTGGATCTGCAGAGGTTGGCCGGGTTTGAGCAGTTGGACGCTCGCATCAAG GAGCTGACCTCGTCGCAGGGGCAGTTGCTGGACAAGATCCAGAAGCTCAAACTG GAGGTGCAGAACTGGCGCTCCAATCTCGAGACACAGGTCAAAACAAGCCAGAAT GAACTTCTGGAGCTGAAGAAGGGGCTCAATTCTGAAGTAGAGCTGCTGAAATCG GAAATGAAGGAAATCAAGTCTGCAATCCAGGAAGAGAGGACCAGCTTACAGACTCAGTTTGTAGATACAGAGAAG AGCAACGAAGACACAAATCAAGCCCAACATCCCCAAGAACAAGTACAGGAGATTGATGCCGGTGTCTATACAGAAGAACAAGCTGAAATGGAAGCATGA
- the LOC121055012 gene encoding autophagy-related protein 18a-like — MAAATTSPAVAGGEKPGPLVHVAFNPFSTCFIAATATGLHVFSCADSLHRVLHWDDVAVCPCPADSGWKVVMAEMYNEAFAAVVFRRKKDGGSGGCVDKICLWCVPNGRMFPMDKDLPFDVVRGLCLAGEYMLVAGDDRTVLYEIPYCGSSVKKVKAVETAPNPLGAGALVQPDSGARFVMVAPQKMKGMLQVHRLADDHVYVRAHRSAAAAFALSHDGRLLATAGSKGTLVRIFSTSDGKLLQEVRRGSGRANIYSIAFSFDSKWLVVSSDKGTIHVFRINVELASASSESSSGHNATEAPSAKTPQRSSSYMKGLLLPSYFTSERSLAQFHLREGVKYLVAFSIRPNIVIIVGMDGSFYRCQFDPENGGEMKQLQYTVFFEQLGEI, encoded by the exons ATGGCGGCGGCAACCACttcccccgccgtcgccggcggcgagaagcCGGGGCCGCTCGTGCACGTCGCGTTCAACCCCTTCTCCACCTGCTTCATCGCGGCCACGGCCACCGGCCTGCACGTCTTCTCCTGCGCCGACTCGCTCCACAGAGTCCTCCACTGGGACGACGTCGCGGTTTGCCCGTGCCCGGCGGACTCGGGCTGGAAGGTGGTGATGGCCGAGATGTACAACGAGgcgttcgccgccgtcgtgttcCGGCGGAAGAAGGacggcggctccggcgggTGCGTCGACAAGATCTGCCTGTGGTGCGTGCCGAACGGGCGGATGTTCCCCATGGACAAGGACCTCCCGTTCGACGTCGTGCGCGGGCTCTGCCTGGCCGGGGAGTACatgctcgtcgccggcgacgacaggaCGGTGCTGTACGAGATCCCCTACTGCGGCTCGTCGGTGAAGAAGGTGAAGGCGGTGGAGACGGCGCCCAACCCgctcggcgcgggcgcgctggTGCAGCCCGACAGCGGCGCGCGGTTCGTCATGGTCGCGCCGCAGAAGATGAAGGGCATGCTGCAGGtccaccgcctcgccgacgaCCACGTCTACGTGCGCGCGCaccgctcggccgccgccgccttcgcgcTGTCTCACGACGGCCGGctgctcgccaccgccggctccAAGGGCACGCTCGTCCGCATCTTCAGTACTAGCGACGGCAAGCTTCTCCAAGAG GTGAGAAGAGGCTCCGGTAGGGCCAACATATACTCAATTGCCTTCTCGTTTGATTCAAAGTGGCTGGTGGTCTCAAGCGACAAGGGTACCATACATGTATTCCGTATCAACGTTGAGTTGGCATCAGCTTCCTCCGAATCCAGCAGCGGCCATAATGCAACTGAAGCACCCAGTGCAAAAACGCCTCAAAGATCTTCATCTTATATGAAAG GTTTATTGTTACCGAGCTATTTCACTTCAGAACGGTCATTGGCTCAGTTCCATCTACGTGAAGGTGTGAAGTACTTGGTCGCATTCAGTATCAGACCAAATATTGTTATCATCGTCGGCATGGACGGAAG TTTTTACAGATGCCAGTTTGATCCAGAAAATGGAGGAGAAATGAAACAGCTGCAATACACGGtcttttttgaacaattaGGGGAGATTTAG
- the LOC121054935 gene encoding 60S ribosome subunit biogenesis protein NIP7 homolog: MRALDEKETKMVFEKLFKFIGTNLKHLMERPAVEGPDPQPGRYCLRLHKNRVYYASEALVRRATAVARPRLAGVGTPIGKFTHGGAFHLTVHALDLLAAHARRRVWLKPDTERSFLFGNSVPKSSLARITENTQANDGVVVMSMADVPLGFGVAVKSAQDCRKADTNAVIVLHQADAGEYLRREEELM, translated from the coding sequence atgcggGCGCTCGACGAGAAGGAGACCAAGATGGTCTTCGAGAAGCTCTTCAAGTTCATCGGTACCAACCTGAAGCACCTCATGGAGCGGCCCGCCGTGGAGGGGCCCGACCCGCAGCCCGGCCGCTactgcctccgcctccacaAGAACCGCGTCTACTACGCCTCCGAGGCGCTcgtccgccgcgccaccgccgtcgcccgcccgCGCCTGGCGGGAGTGGGCACGCCCATCGGCAAGTTCACCCACGGCGGCGCCTTCCACCTCACCGTCCACGCGCtcgacctcctcgccgcccacgcccgccgccgcgtctgGCTCAAGCCCGACACCGAGCGCTCCTTCCTCTTCGGCAACTCCGTGCCCAAGTCCTCCCTCGCCCGCATCACCGAGAACACCCAGGccaacgacggcgtcgtcgtcaTGTCCATGGCCGACGTGCCCCTCGGGTTCGGCGTCGCCGTCAAGTCGGCGCAGGACTGCAGGAAGGCCGACACCAACGCCGTGATTGTGCTGCACCAGGCTGACGCTGGCGAGTACCTCCGCCGGGAGGAGGAGCTCATGTGA
- the LOC102703987 gene encoding pentatricopeptide repeat-containing protein At2g32630-like: MASDSESPPAPLLATPLAGFVSLLSARRFAAAKSLLASLITPRLLAVPFADLAASSLPRAAPRHAVTAFYDMLFRAYADSGASTRAAEAFGLTVSRLGGLDPRSLTSSLLSLRRAGHLETAADLLKQAITSCPDSVTPLSASIIVDGFCKSGRVIHARQLLDEMPRHGVKVNALCYNSLLDTYTRGKDDDRVAEVLKVMETEGIEPTVGTYTILVDGLSGSRDISKVEAVFDEMKRKNIAGDVYFYSAVINAYCRAGNVRRASEVFDECVVNGIEPNERTYGALINGFCKIGQMDAAKMLLEDMQAQGVGINQIVFNTMIDGYCRKNMVDKALEVKMIVEKMGIELDVYTYNTLACGLRRANRMDEAKNLLHIMIEKGVRPNHVSYTTLISIHCNEGDMVEARRLFRNMEGNGAKPSLVTYNVMMDGYIKNGSIREAERFKKEMEKKGLVPDVYSYAALIHGHCVNGKVDVALRFFEEMKQTGSKPNIVAYTALISGLAKEGRSEEAFQLYDNMLGDGLIPDDTLYSALVGSLHSDKRKNVLPQTK, translated from the coding sequence ATGGCGTCCGACtccgagtcgccgccggcgccactcCTGGCCACGCCGCTGGCGGGGTTTGTGTCGCTCCTGTCCGCGCGCCGCTTCGCGGCTGCCAAGTCGCTGCTCGCCTCCCTTATCACGCCTCGCCTGCTCGCCGTCCCGTTCGCTGAcctggccgcctcctccctcccccgaGCAGCGCCGCGGCACGCCGTCACCGCCTTCTACGACATGCTCTTCCGCGCCTACGCAGACTCCGGCGCCTCCACTCGCGCGGCCGAGGCGTTCGGGCTCACCGTATCCCGCCTCGGCGGCCTGGACCCTCGCTCTctcacctcctccctcctctccctccgaCGAGCAGGCCACCTGGAaaccgccgccgacctcctcaAACAGGCCATCACTTCTTGTCCTGACTCCGTCACTCCTCTCTCTGCGTCTATCATCGTCGACGGGTTCTGCAAGTCTGGCCGCGTCATCCACGCCCGCCAGCTGCTCGACGAAATGCCTCGACACGGCGTGAAGGTTAACGCGTTGTGCTATAACTCGCTGCTGGACACATACACGCGCGGAAAAGATGATGATCGGGTAGCGGAGGTGTTAAAGGTAATGGAAACTGAAGGCATTGAGCCAACTGTTGGGACATATACGATCCTCGTCGATGGTTTGTCAGGGTCCAGAGATATCAGTAAGGTTGAGGCCGTGTTTGATGAGATGAAGAGGAAAAATATTGCAGGGGATGTGTACTTTTATAGTGCAGTCATTAATGCTTATTGCCGTGCAGGGAATGTGCGGAGGGCATCGGAGGTGTTTGATGAATGTGTTGTGAATGGCATTGAGCCAAATGAGCGCACATATGGAGCATTGATCAATGGGTTCTGCAAGATTGGGCAGATGGATGCTGCAAAGATGTTACTGGAAGATATGCAAGCTCAAGGGGTGGGAATTAaccaaattgtttttaatacAATGATTGATGGTTACTGTCGTAAAAATATGGTGGACAAGGCTCTTGAAGTAAAGATGATCGTGGAGAAGATGGGCATTGAGCTGgatgtatatacatacaacACATTAGCATGTGGACTTCGCAGGGCTAATAGAATGGATGAGGCCAAGAATCTATTGCATATCATGATTGAGAAGGGTGTTAGACCAAACCATGTCAGCTACACTACGTTGATCAGCATCCATTGCAATGAAGGTGACATGGTTGAGGCGAGAAGGCTGTTTCGAAATATGGAAGGGAATGGGGCAAAACCAAGTCTGGTAACCTACAATGTTATGATGGATGGGTACATCAAGAATGGGAGCATACGTGAGGCTGAGAGGTTCAAAAAGGAGATGGAGAAGAAAGGACTTGTTCCAGACGTATACTCTTATGCAGCGCTAATCCACGGGCACTGTGTCAATGGGAAAGTGGATGTGGCACTGAGGTTTTTTGAAGAGATGAAGCAGACAGGTTCCAAACCTAACATTGTGGCATATACAGCTTTGATATCTGGCCTGGCAAAGGAAGGGAGATCAGAGGAGGCATTCCAGTTGTACGACAATATGCTGGGAGATGGATTGATCCCGGATGACACTCTGTATTCTGCGCTTGTAGGGAGCCTTCACtcagataaaaggaaaaatgtttTGCCACAAACAAAGTAA
- the LOC102703991 gene encoding uncharacterized protein LOC102703991, which produces MASSAAAVRPCFLSSPHRSAAAQAYQIFPMIKFQRKRHIRPAGSHRSRSLVVCRSSGFSAKASTFSRPASAYTHNDLSRIHFFDSLLNTHVGISGYWVGPDMDDGCGIVVAILQRIG; this is translated from the exons ATGGCGTcgtccgctgccgccgtgcgGCCGtgcttcctctcctcccctcaccggagcgccgccgcgcag GCATATCAAATTTTTCCCATGATAAAGTTTCAGCGGAAGCGACACATCAGAC CTGCAGGTTCACACAGGTCCAGGAGCCTTGTTGTTTGCAGAAGTTCAGGTTTCTCTGCAAAAGCATCTACTTTCAGCAGACCTGCATCTGCTTACACTCACAATGATCTATCTAGGATACATTTCTTCGATTCTCTTCTAAATACACATGTCGGGATCTCTGGATATTGGGTTGGCCCTGATATGGATGATGGCTGCGGTATTGTTGTCGCAATTCTCCAAAGAATTGGATGA
- the LOC102704269 gene encoding protein SRC2-like: MAYRVLEVTLHSARDLKNVNFISRMEVYAVATISGDPLTRQCTPSDPYGGRHPAWNATLRFTVPPAAAAAGGCLHVVLRAERSLGDRDIGEVIIPLTEILSGSGGGGGPYDFGPRPPQFASYQVRKVNRSEPRGVLHLSYRLGPVIAYPVAIPAPAPPSPPYDYLPPPPDAYLPRKPAPPPTPSPPRPVDRVAKSPPPPPMPSPPRPVERVAKPPPPTPPAPRAAVGQVAALPAPVAAKADRHMATPSPAKADWQVGTYVPAARTKGRNNGNLEFEMGLGAGLVGGAIGGMLASDMVSDAAVYNAGYMAGFADREHAVY, encoded by the coding sequence ATGGCGTACAGGGTTCTCGAGGTCACCCTCCACTCGGCGAGGGACCTGAAGAACGTCAACTTCATCTCGCGCATGGAGGTGTACGCCGTGGCGACCATCTCCGGCGACCCGCTGACGCGCCAGTGCACGCCGTCGGACCCCTACGGCGGCCGCCACCCGGCCTGGAACGCCACGCTCCGCTTCACCgtcccgcccgccgccgcggccgccggcgggtgCCTCCACGTCGTGCTCCGCGCCGAGCGCTCCCTCGGCGACCGCGACATCGGCGAGGTCATCATCCCGCTCACCGAGATCCTCTCCGGCTccggtgggggcggcggcccCTACGACTTCGGCCCCCGCCCGCCGCAGTTCGCGTCCTACCAGGTCCGCAAGGTGAACCGCTCGGAGCCCCGCGGCGTGCTCCACCTCTCCTACCGTCTCGGCCCCGTCATCGCCTACCCGGTCGCGATcccggccccggccccgccctcgccgccttaCGATTACCTCCCCCCTCCGCCGGACGCTTACCTTCCCCGtaagccggcgccgccgcccacgccgtCTCCTCCACGACCTGTCGATAGAGTTGCCaaatcgccgccgccgccgccgatgccgtCTCCTCCGCGACCGGTCGAGAGAGTtgccaagccgccgccgccgacaccgCCGGCTCCGCGAGCTGCGGTGGGGCAGGTAGCCGCGTTGCCTGCACCTGTGGCTGCAAAGGCCGACAGGCATATGGCGACGCCTTCACCGGCGAAAGCCGACTGGCAGGTGGGTACCTAtgtgccggcggcgaggacgaagGGAAGGAACAATGGCAACCTGGAGTTCGAGATGGGGCTCGGCGCCGGGCTGGTCGGCGGCGCCATCGGCGGGATGCTGGCCAGCGACATGGTGTCCGACGCGGCGGTCTACAACGCCGGCTACATGGCCGGGTTCGCCGACCGCGAACACGCCGTGTACTGA
- the LOC102704264 gene encoding heavy metal-associated isoprenylated plant protein 35-like, which yields MASGEAEPLQYTTTVLRVSIHCEGCKKKVKKVLQNIEGVYKVTIDAAQHKVTVTSSVGADALIRRLHKSGKHATPWPSPAVAAAKKPDEVAAAPPAGERGKGAEKADKKPKDAANKEAEPESSEKKPEKEKCSEKKAEAKKPKDEAKKESEVSEKEKGSPEPPKEGAADEEGEEESGGKKGKKKKNKQKDAGEADATATEKPAKAPQAAAAPSMPAPAPALSSPERPHGHGGFPFYAPQPVMSYNVSHPSASVSSYYAPTPVISMQPTPTPMPPPPPQMSYGYSPYPPMMMPPPPPEYLYGPPGMRSSPPQESYSNMFNEENPSSCSVM from the exons ATGGCGTCAGGAGAAGCAGAGCCACTGCAGTACACG ACCACCGTGCTCCGGGTGTCAATCCACTGCGAAGGGTGCAAGAAGAAGGTCAAGAAAGTGCTCCAGAACATCGAAG GCGTGTACAAGGTGACGATCGACGCGGCGCAGCACAAGGTGACGGTCACCAGCAGCGTCGGCGCCGACGCGCTCATCAGGCGGCTGCACAAGTCGGGGAAGCACGCCAcgccgtggccgtcgccggcggtggccgcggccAAGAAGCCTGACGAGGTCGCCGCAGCACCACCGGCCGGCGAACGCGGGAAGGGTGCCGAGAAGGCCGACAAGAAGCCGAAGGACGCGGCTAATAAGGAAGCTGAGCCCGAGAGCTCGGAGAAGAAGCCGGAGAAGGAGAAGTGCTCGGAGAAGAAAGCCGAGGCGAAGAAGCCCAAGGACGAGGCCAAGAAGGAGAGCGAGGTGTCCGAGAAGGAGAAGGGCTCGCCTGAGCCGCCCAAAGaaggcgccgccgacgaggagggcgaggaggagtCCGGTGGGAAGAAgggcaagaagaagaagaacaagcaGAAGGACGCCGGCGAAGCGGACGCCACGGCGACGGAGAAGCCAGCAAAGGCGCCACAGGCCGCAGCAGCACCGTCGATGCCCGCTCCGGCGCCAGCACTGTCCTCGCCGGAGCGCCCTCACGGTCACGGCGGCTTCCCGTTCTACGCGCCGCAGCCGGTGATGAGCTACAACGTGTCGCACCCGAGCGCGAGCGTGTCGTCGTACTACGCGCCCACGCCGGTAATCTCCATGCAGCCAACGCCAACGCctatgccgccgccgccgccgcagatgTCGTACGGCTACTCACCATACCCGCCCATgatgatgccgccgccgccaccggagtACCTGTACGGCCCGCCGGGCatgcggtcgtcgccgccgcaggaATCGTACAGCAACATGTTCAACGAGGAGAACCCCAGCTCGTGTAGCGTCATgtaa
- the LOC107304575 gene encoding protein SRC2-like — MKSYQCWEGTVTETGSHTFLYRVVSVRPAPLEVTLISARNLKKVNLITPMEVYAVISVSGNPLTRQCTLPDRYGGRHPAWNATLHLAVPASAVSGAFLHVLLRTERALGDRDVGEVYVPLADLLATAAAAAGDDVRGLLHPPQLAPCQYEVRKVKSTDPCGMLSLSCRLGPVVAPAAADTAVAAAAPAYLVVPCYANAPPYVCLSPANPALRDAVSPPRRKKGGFGQWFGGAVGEMLTGGEMMSSDTAAYEAGVADGRIVKF, encoded by the exons ATGAAAAGCTACCAATGTTGGGAGGGAACAGTCACTGAAACTGGGTCCCACACATTCCTATATAGAGTAGTTAGTGTAC GGCCGGCGCCCCTGGAGGTGACGCTCATCTCGGCGAGGAACCTCAAGAAGGTGAACCTGATCACTCCCATGGAGGTGTACGCCGTCATCTCCGTCTCCGGCAACCCGCTCACGCGCCAGTGCACCCTCCCCGACCGCTACGGCGGCCGGCACCCGGCGTGGAACGCCACGCTCCACCTCGCCGTCCCGGCCTCCGCCGTGTCGGGCGCGTTCCTCCACGTCCTCCTCCGCACCGAGCGCGCCCTCGGCGACCGCGACGTCGGCGAGGTGTACGTCCCCCTCGCTGACctgctcgccaccgccgccgccgccgccggcgacgacgtgcgcgGGCTCCTGCACCCGCCGCAGCTCGCGCCCTGCCAGTACGAGGTGCGCAAGGTGAAGAGCACCGATCCATGCGGCATGCTCAGCCTGTCCTGCCGGCTAGGCCCCGtcgtggcgccggcggcggcggacaccgctgttgctgctgctgccccgGCGTACCTGGTGGTGCCGTGCTACGCAAACGCGCCGCCTTATGTCTGCTTGTCGCCGGCCAATCCCGCCCTCCGTGATGcagtgtcgccgccgcgcaggaAGAAGGGTGGCTTCGGGCAGTGGTTCGGCGGCGCCGTTGGCGAAATGTTGACCGGCGGCGAGATGATGTCGTCGGACACGGCGGCTTACGAGGCCGGGGTGGCTGACGGCCGAATTGTCAAGTTTTAG
- the LOC102703703 gene encoding flowering-promoting factor 1-like protein 5 has product MSGGGVWVFRNNGVMQLEEQATSRKALVHVATNEVVRSTEALERRLGALGWERYYEDRATLQLHRRDGSADLISIPRDFSRFRSTHMYDIVVKNRDHFKVVDLQP; this is encoded by the coding sequence ATGTCGGGAGGAGGGGTGTGGGTGTTCAGGAACAACGGGGTGATGCAGCTGGAGGAGCAGGCGACGAGCAGGAAGGCGTTGGTGCACGTGGCGACGAACGAGGTGGTGCGGTCGACGGAGGCGCtggagcggcggctcggggcgCTGGGGTGGGAGCGCTACTACGAGGACCGCGCCACCCTgcagctccaccgccgcgacgGCAGCGCCGACCTCATCTCCATCCCCCGCGACTTCTCCCGCTTCCGCTCCACCCACATGTACGACATCGTCGTCAAGAACCGCGACCACTTCAAGGTCGTCGACCTCCAACCCTAA